The Geotalea uraniireducens Rf4 genome window below encodes:
- a CDS encoding CARDB domain-containing protein yields MAPKVKIVTASGGDATTDVNTLLSYRNSGTGWGGYLNQANSNFHTALALQALKAANYTDQSVIYPALSYLLSTQNPDGGWGFYQGDDSNIYVTAQVLSTLARFRTVYIVEPQLASAASFLLSSQNPDGGFGVGSSIVYETALAFIALIESGQGQAQPLQNAGNYLTATQSANGSWNDDPYSTALALRALSYVKPDLAIATANIAVSPNSPTVGDSLTVTAIVANIGLEAATGVVVRLLDNGASIGEQTIPTINPGATVPATFAIAPLAAVGEHVLTVAIDPANTINEVSKTNNSANVRLWAKAPADLVVTPDFLTVTPAYLKPGESVTLAFAVANMGESAAGSFSAILYDGDPNAGGIQLGTVTMAGIAAGAWGEGSFTFTPATAGVHTLTLVADPQHAITELSTANNTARKDITVNTTSGAGFIDLAIPMNGIRLDPARPASGATVTVTIAAVNNGTEAATADLELFDSDPAAGGTLLQKATVTLNAGETRSVAVPWQVPPGIRTLRAYIDRLNAGAERDETNNSQILPVMADMVDIEVSASDIAIAPEHPMDGDPVTVKVTVQNRGIKATGPFNVNLYNGDPNSGGTLLQTLAIADLPGDGTVDLTYPFTAARGTYRFYAVCDPDNKVAELYEDNNTAIRSLLVKSSAEAKGPDLVPLEFDLSATTTDPQSLRISGMAKVKFQNKGDDKVATPFRITVFEDKDNDGVYTEGTDQALGSWDYATPMNPNMVGVVSINLSGTVTFRDAPIYALVDSGQAVFEQNEINNTIRRGAACAARPANPIEPVVKWQWPRTPDPTLGRILSTPVVISLTDDNGDDKIDNYDKPAILVNAFAGNYQTLEGKLWAFKGDTGDVSFTRFVTGQAPYEGGYPIVGDIDGDGKPEIVIKRRFGVGLLALAHDGTLKWDNSAQVTAWRLANPGYSTTMEEGNIPVLADLDGDGHSEIIYGPTIFNWDGSVRCAPDYRLRGGAGMSNGFGYSVSVADLDMDGKQEIIAGYTAYNNDCTIKWINSSLTDGFTAVGNFDNDPYPEVVLLTNLNPPPFAGGVGGRVYLLDHTGQVKWGPVFLKNLEPTAKYDMTGGHTVIADFDGDGKPEIGIRGESKYLILDSEGRLKMTLAIPNSGWQMDVPAPSVFDLNGDGRPKVLIHSGPYFRVFEGKDGTLLFEENIGQVGDYSSVVIADVDGDGHAEAVVTGNYGYGPTSGSLRVYGAKNNDWVGTRRIWNQPSYHSTNINDDGSIPQYETPSWLTNNNYRCNVPTTPSTGSPYLAADLSASFVRVDMANYPSSVAITTRIGNGGAKAVDAGVKTAFHDGDPATGGTLIGTATTTRTLNPGDYEDVTITWNAPAEGNHTIQVTADADGVISECDKTNNIVTLPVFVTTGRPDLVISAEDIAIPASIPEGTLADIAVTVRNSGTLNANNILVRVYAGNPATGGKQIGADQVIPTIAIGGAATIHAAWNTLAAQGTTYLYAVVDPLSAIAEINKANNTAIREVLVTPADKPDLQVTAADITITPAAPNEGDQLTIAANIHNLGQAVGNIKLALYDGNPAAGGKRTGETVIPQLIPQGGSSQAVFTLSTIGLSGNHTFHIVADPDNTITESNETNNQGMREVFIQAAGLRLDAITDKQEYTANEEVRITLSANELNGTARNLGYDVTIIAETGTSVATVTADTPVSLAAKGNIALTAAWNTGTTFSGSYLAVVRLKDAGKDVAQASAPFTILPVKTATANISADKLTYTSSESAAITAAITSTSPNFPFADLTFRLTLEDSSGTTVFTETRTIASLTPGGRFEMKKWWNCTGSAKGTYQAKVEILDGTTLLASANTTFQIVSSATSGAGLSGTVAVQPTTIEAGTTGNLTFTVTNRGNEDISAYSLRILLTDPDTGELLKTIEAPQTEPLPINGTKTGNIPFSTSNLRVKTILAILLYDYQGNVKSLTGAPFEVKDTTPPVLVISTLKDGAFTAGETLNIAGTAKDEGGMQELRINDIPVPLNADGSFSHTVILKPGGNPITTTALDRSGNRTTDTRTINLDQNAPVITITTPPDNSATAGPAIQVAGTTDEPASIEVRIGEPVQYFNGTSFSTTVALVPGLNTIDIKATDQAGNPANDKRTVIFDDQKPSLAITDPGQDLRTNQGSITVKGTVTDALTQPTVTITMGMDTFTPQVTNGAFEQAVSFAEEKTYEIQVTAKDAAGNETSVQRNVIHDITKPVLTIDPVATPTDRKSQVISGTREEGCTVTVTSPTATVGTVAYPTATTWQAAVSALSDGANIISAATVDPAGNQSTTTTTIVVTTTAPVVTVTASPATLWPPNHKLVPVTVRGNILTTATDMESVLISISDEYGKYNYKNLPSGSTVYLEAWRNGDDMDGRVYTVTATATDKAGNTATAVTSVVVPHDMGKQGCSGESDDEDRERHERKDGHHHHSDDDRDGRHDRDDDD; encoded by the coding sequence TTGGCTCCTAAGGTCAAGATAGTCACGGCTTCAGGGGGAGACGCCACTACCGACGTCAATACTCTTCTTTCTTATAGAAACTCTGGAACTGGCTGGGGAGGGTATCTGAACCAAGCTAACAGTAACTTTCATACCGCCCTTGCCCTCCAAGCCCTGAAAGCCGCCAACTACACCGACCAGAGCGTCATCTATCCCGCCCTCAGCTACCTCCTCTCCACCCAAAACCCCGACGGCGGCTGGGGGTTCTATCAGGGAGACGACAGCAACATTTACGTAACGGCGCAGGTGCTTTCCACCCTGGCCCGGTTTAGAACCGTCTATATCGTCGAGCCGCAACTCGCGAGCGCCGCCTCATTCCTCCTTTCCAGTCAGAACCCCGACGGCGGCTTCGGTGTGGGTTCATCCATCGTCTACGAAACCGCCCTGGCCTTCATCGCCCTCATCGAAAGCGGGCAGGGGCAAGCCCAGCCCCTACAGAATGCCGGCAACTACCTCACCGCCACCCAATCTGCCAACGGCTCCTGGAACGACGACCCGTATTCCACAGCCCTGGCACTGCGGGCGCTCTCCTACGTCAAACCCGACCTGGCCATTGCGACTGCCAATATCGCCGTATCTCCAAACAGCCCCACCGTCGGCGACAGCCTCACCGTTACTGCCATCGTCGCAAACATCGGTCTGGAAGCGGCAACCGGCGTTGTTGTCCGGCTCCTCGACAACGGCGCTTCTATCGGCGAGCAGACCATTCCGACCATCAATCCAGGCGCAACCGTCCCGGCCACCTTCGCCATTGCCCCCCTCGCTGCGGTCGGCGAGCATGTCCTGACCGTCGCCATCGATCCGGCCAATACCATCAACGAAGTGAGCAAGACAAACAACAGCGCCAACGTTCGCCTCTGGGCCAAGGCTCCGGCCGACCTGGTCGTCACCCCCGACTTTCTCACCGTGACCCCCGCCTATCTCAAACCGGGGGAGAGCGTCACCCTTGCCTTCGCGGTCGCCAACATGGGTGAGAGCGCAGCCGGGAGCTTTAGCGCCATCCTCTACGACGGCGACCCGAACGCGGGCGGCATCCAGCTCGGCACCGTCACCATGGCCGGCATCGCAGCAGGCGCTTGGGGAGAGGGGAGCTTCACCTTCACCCCGGCCACCGCCGGCGTCCACACCCTCACCCTGGTTGCCGACCCGCAGCATGCCATCACCGAGCTTTCCACGGCAAATAACACCGCCCGGAAGGACATCACCGTCAATACCACCAGCGGCGCAGGCTTCATCGACCTGGCCATCCCGATGAATGGCATCCGGCTCGACCCCGCCCGCCCGGCAAGCGGCGCCACCGTCACCGTCACCATTGCCGCCGTCAACAACGGCACCGAAGCCGCCACCGCTGACCTGGAGCTCTTCGACAGCGACCCGGCCGCAGGCGGCACACTACTACAGAAAGCCACCGTCACCCTCAATGCCGGCGAGACGAGAAGCGTAGCCGTCCCGTGGCAGGTTCCCCCCGGCATACGCACGCTGCGCGCCTACATCGACCGGCTAAACGCCGGCGCCGAGCGGGACGAAACCAACAACAGCCAGATCCTCCCGGTCATGGCCGACATGGTGGACATCGAAGTCTCCGCCTCCGACATCGCCATCGCCCCCGAGCACCCCATGGACGGCGACCCCGTAACCGTAAAGGTGACCGTGCAGAACCGGGGGATAAAGGCAACCGGCCCCTTCAACGTCAACCTCTACAACGGCGACCCAAACAGCGGCGGAACCCTCCTCCAGACCTTAGCCATAGCCGACCTTCCCGGTGACGGCACCGTAGACCTGACTTATCCGTTCACCGCAGCCAGAGGCACCTACCGCTTCTACGCCGTCTGCGACCCGGACAACAAGGTCGCGGAGCTGTACGAAGACAACAACACCGCCATCCGCTCCCTCTTGGTGAAGAGTTCCGCTGAAGCCAAAGGACCGGACCTGGTTCCCCTGGAGTTCGACCTCTCCGCCACGACCACCGACCCGCAGAGCCTGCGCATATCCGGCATGGCGAAGGTCAAGTTCCAGAACAAAGGAGACGACAAGGTCGCCACACCATTCCGCATCACCGTCTTCGAGGACAAGGACAACGACGGCGTCTACACCGAAGGAACAGACCAGGCGCTCGGCTCCTGGGACTACGCCACCCCCATGAATCCCAACATGGTCGGAGTCGTGTCGATCAACCTCTCGGGAACCGTGACCTTCAGGGATGCCCCCATTTACGCCTTGGTGGACAGCGGCCAGGCGGTGTTCGAGCAGAACGAGATCAATAATACTATACGGCGGGGGGCGGCTTGCGCGGCGCGGCCGGCAAACCCAATCGAGCCGGTGGTGAAGTGGCAGTGGCCACGCACACCTGACCCAACTTTGGGCCGGATACTCTCCACGCCGGTGGTGATAAGCCTCACCGACGATAACGGCGACGACAAAATCGACAATTACGACAAACCGGCAATCCTGGTAAACGCATTTGCTGGCAACTACCAGACCTTGGAAGGAAAGCTTTGGGCCTTCAAGGGGGATACGGGGGATGTGAGCTTCACGAGATTTGTCACCGGTCAGGCTCCGTATGAGGGGGGATATCCGATAGTAGGCGATATCGATGGAGATGGCAAGCCTGAGATAGTAATAAAAAGAAGATTCGGTGTGGGATTGCTAGCTCTTGCCCATGACGGCACCCTCAAGTGGGATAACAGTGCCCAGGTAACAGCGTGGCGGCTGGCTAACCCAGGTTACAGTACCACCATGGAAGAAGGTAACATTCCGGTGCTAGCCGATTTGGATGGCGATGGCCATTCAGAAATCATCTACGGTCCAACGATTTTCAACTGGGATGGATCCGTTCGTTGCGCGCCGGATTATCGGTTGAGAGGCGGTGCGGGAATGTCGAATGGCTTCGGCTATTCAGTATCAGTGGCGGACCTGGATATGGACGGAAAGCAGGAGATCATTGCTGGTTACACTGCCTATAACAACGATTGCACCATTAAATGGATTAATAGCTCTCTGACAGATGGGTTTACAGCAGTTGGAAACTTCGACAATGATCCGTATCCGGAAGTGGTGCTGCTTACCAATCTTAATCCACCCCCATTCGCTGGGGGGGTGGGAGGGAGAGTGTACTTACTCGATCATACCGGTCAAGTCAAATGGGGGCCGGTCTTTTTGAAAAATCTGGAGCCGACTGCCAAATACGATATGACTGGCGGCCATACGGTCATTGCCGACTTTGATGGTGATGGCAAGCCTGAGATCGGCATACGAGGAGAAAGCAAATATTTAATCCTTGATTCAGAAGGACGTCTCAAAATGACACTTGCCATTCCTAATTCCGGTTGGCAAATGGATGTCCCTGCTCCGTCTGTTTTTGATTTAAACGGCGACGGACGTCCAAAAGTCTTAATACACAGTGGCCCATATTTCAGGGTTTTTGAAGGGAAAGATGGGACGCTCCTTTTCGAGGAAAATATCGGACAGGTAGGGGATTACTCCAGTGTCGTTATAGCCGACGTCGATGGTGATGGCCATGCCGAGGCTGTTGTAACTGGGAACTATGGTTACGGCCCGACGTCTGGAAGCCTTCGCGTCTACGGAGCCAAGAACAACGACTGGGTCGGTACCCGCCGCATCTGGAACCAGCCATCCTACCACAGCACCAACATCAACGACGACGGCTCCATCCCGCAGTATGAGACCCCCAGCTGGCTCACCAACAACAACTACCGCTGCAACGTGCCGACCACGCCGTCAACCGGCAGTCCCTACCTGGCGGCAGACCTCTCCGCATCCTTCGTGCGCGTCGACATGGCCAACTATCCCAGTTCCGTCGCCATCACAACACGCATCGGCAACGGCGGCGCCAAAGCCGTCGATGCGGGAGTAAAAACCGCCTTCCACGACGGCGACCCGGCAACCGGCGGCACCCTCATCGGCACGGCAACCACCACCAGAACCCTCAACCCCGGCGACTACGAAGACGTAACCATCACCTGGAACGCCCCAGCAGAAGGGAACCACACCATCCAGGTAACTGCCGACGCCGACGGCGTAATCAGCGAATGCGACAAGACCAACAACATCGTAACCCTGCCGGTCTTCGTCACCACCGGCCGCCCGGATCTGGTCATCTCAGCCGAAGACATCGCCATCCCGGCATCCATTCCCGAAGGAACCCTCGCCGACATCGCGGTCACGGTCAGAAACAGCGGCACCCTTAATGCCAACAACATCCTGGTTAGAGTGTACGCCGGCAACCCGGCAACCGGCGGCAAACAGATCGGAGCCGACCAGGTCATCCCCACAATCGCCATCGGCGGCGCCGCAACCATCCATGCCGCCTGGAACACCCTTGCTGCACAAGGAACGACATATCTCTACGCAGTAGTCGACCCACTTAGCGCCATTGCCGAAATCAACAAAGCCAACAACACCGCTATCCGCGAAGTGCTCGTCACCCCGGCAGACAAGCCCGACCTGCAGGTGACCGCGGCAGACATCACCATCACCCCTGCCGCCCCCAACGAAGGGGACCAATTGACCATAGCCGCCAACATCCACAACCTGGGCCAGGCAGTAGGCAACATCAAACTAGCCCTCTACGACGGCAATCCCGCAGCCGGAGGCAAACGGACCGGTGAGACGGTCATCCCTCAGCTGATCCCCCAGGGGGGAAGCAGCCAGGCAGTCTTCACCCTCTCCACCATAGGACTATCCGGCAACCATACCTTCCATATCGTTGCAGACCCGGATAACACCATCACCGAAAGCAACGAAACCAACAATCAGGGCATGCGCGAAGTATTTATCCAGGCCGCAGGTCTGCGCCTCGATGCAATTACCGACAAGCAGGAATACACCGCCAACGAAGAAGTGCGCATAACCCTCTCCGCCAATGAATTGAACGGAACAGCCAGGAATCTCGGTTATGATGTGACCATAATAGCCGAAACCGGGACATCCGTAGCCACCGTCACAGCCGATACCCCCGTCTCACTTGCCGCAAAAGGGAATATAGCCCTGACAGCAGCCTGGAATACCGGCACCACCTTCAGCGGCAGCTACCTGGCCGTTGTCCGGCTGAAAGACGCAGGGAAGGACGTAGCCCAAGCCTCCGCCCCCTTCACCATCCTGCCGGTAAAAACCGCCACAGCCAATATCTCAGCCGACAAGCTCACCTACACCTCCAGCGAGAGCGCAGCCATAACCGCAGCCATAACCAGCACCAGCCCCAACTTCCCCTTTGCCGACTTGACCTTCCGACTGACCCTCGAAGACAGCAGCGGGACGACCGTCTTCACCGAGACGCGAACCATCGCCTCCCTCACCCCCGGCGGCCGTTTCGAAATGAAGAAATGGTGGAACTGCACCGGCAGTGCAAAGGGAACCTACCAGGCAAAAGTAGAGATCCTTGACGGAACAACCCTGCTCGCCTCGGCCAACACCACCTTCCAGATCGTCAGCTCAGCCACATCCGGGGCAGGCCTTTCCGGGACCGTTGCAGTCCAGCCAACTACAATTGAGGCAGGAACAACAGGAAACCTCACCTTCACCGTCACCAACCGGGGGAATGAAGATATCTCCGCCTATTCCCTGCGCATCCTCCTGACAGACCCCGACACCGGCGAGCTTCTCAAGACCATAGAAGCCCCGCAAACCGAACCATTGCCGATAAACGGCACAAAGACCGGAAATATCCCCTTCTCCACAAGCAATCTGCGGGTAAAGACCATCCTGGCAATCCTCCTCTACGACTACCAGGGGAACGTAAAGAGCCTCACCGGCGCCCCCTTCGAAGTGAAAGACACCACACCGCCTGTGCTCGTCATCTCCACGCTCAAAGACGGCGCATTCACCGCCGGTGAAACCCTCAACATAGCCGGCACCGCAAAAGACGAAGGAGGAATGCAGGAACTCCGGATCAACGACATCCCCGTCCCACTCAACGCCGACGGCAGTTTCAGCCATACGGTCATCCTGAAACCGGGGGGGAATCCGATCACAACCACAGCCCTCGACCGTTCCGGCAACAGGACCACCGATACCAGGACGATCAACCTCGATCAGAACGCGCCCGTCATCACCATCACCACCCCGCCCGACAACAGCGCAACAGCCGGTCCGGCAATCCAAGTGGCCGGAACAACCGATGAACCCGCCTCCATAGAAGTCAGAATCGGAGAACCCGTCCAATACTTCAACGGCACGAGCTTCTCGACAACCGTAGCGCTTGTGCCCGGTCTCAACACCATAGACATCAAAGCCACCGATCAGGCCGGAAACCCCGCCAACGACAAGCGTACCGTCATCTTCGACGACCAGAAACCGTCCCTGGCCATAACCGACCCAGGCCAGGACCTGCGCACCAATCAGGGCAGCATCACCGTCAAAGGAACAGTCACCGATGCCCTGACCCAACCGACCGTAACCATAACCATGGGCATGGACACCTTCACTCCGCAAGTAACGAACGGCGCCTTCGAGCAGGCCGTAAGCTTTGCCGAAGAAAAAACCTACGAAATCCAGGTTACGGCCAAAGACGCAGCAGGAAATGAAACAAGCGTGCAGCGCAACGTCATCCATGACATCACCAAACCGGTTCTGACCATCGACCCCGTAGCCACACCCACCGACCGGAAGAGTCAGGTGATAAGCGGAACAAGGGAAGAAGGCTGCACCGTAACCGTAACCAGCCCCACGGCAACCGTCGGCACGGTTGCCTATCCGACGGCAACCACCTGGCAAGCCGCCGTGTCCGCCCTTTCGGACGGAGCGAACATCATCAGCGCAGCAACCGTAGACCCAGCGGGAAACCAGTCAACCACAACCACTACCATCGTCGTGACAACCACCGCACCCGTCGTAACCGTCACCGCATCACCCGCCACCCTCTGGCCGCCCAATCACAAGCTCGTGCCGGTGACCGTCCGGGGGAACATCCTCACCACCGCAACCGACATGGAATCCGTGCTCATCTCCATCAGCGACGAATACGGCAAGTACAACTACAAGAACCTTCCAAGCGGCAGCACCGTCTACCTTGAGGCGTGGCGGAACGGAGACGACATGGACGGACGGGTGTACACGGTGACCGCAACCGCAACCGACAAGGCGGGAAACACGGCTACCGCGGTGACCAGCGTCGTGGTTCCACATGATATGGGGAAACAAGGATGCAGTGGGGAATCGGACGACGAAGATCGGGAACGGCATGAACGGAAGGATGGGCATCATCACCACAGTGACGATGATCGAGATGGAAGGCATGACCGCGATGACGACGACTGA
- a CDS encoding M23 family metallopeptidase, translated as MKFPLKKFVFVAAILASIVLCGGLFLPEELIIPVKGATRADWNSKSFWFSPWGKSGVHKGIDIFAKEGTPVIAACSGLVVSAESNKDGGNVISVLGPKWRVHYYAHLKTLKVGSGEFVQQGSEIGTVGATGNAVGKAPHLHYAIITQIPYVWEYKSEKYGFERMFFLNPHEKLIQKTGRKN; from the coding sequence ATGAAATTTCCTTTGAAAAAATTTGTATTTGTTGCCGCCATTCTGGCGAGCATCGTTTTGTGCGGTGGCCTATTCTTGCCTGAAGAATTAATAATTCCAGTCAAGGGCGCAACCAGAGCAGATTGGAACTCAAAATCCTTCTGGTTCAGCCCGTGGGGCAAATCTGGCGTTCACAAAGGGATCGATATTTTTGCTAAAGAAGGAACTCCTGTTATTGCCGCTTGTTCTGGCCTTGTTGTATCTGCTGAATCCAATAAAGATGGGGGCAACGTCATCTCTGTCCTTGGGCCAAAATGGCGGGTTCACTACTATGCTCACCTAAAAACTCTAAAAGTCGGTAGTGGTGAATTTGTCCAACAAGGCTCAGAAATAGGGACAGTCGGCGCTACTGGCAATGCAGTTGGAAAAGCTCCACATCTGCATTACGCCATAATTACGCAAATTCCTTATGTATGGGAATATAAATCAGAAAAATATGGTTTCGAGAGGATGTTTTTCCTCAATCCGCATGAAAAATTAATTCAGAAAACTGGTAGAAAAAATTAG